The Deferrivibrio essentukiensis genome segment AAAAGAATCAGGCTCAGGATTAGGTTTGACAATAACTTCAAAGATAATTAGTGAACACGAAGGGGATTTAAAGATATCAAATAATAACGGAGCACAATTTACTATTTCTTTAAAGAAGGCAACAGATGAAGATACTGCTTGTTGAAGATAATGAAACCCTTGCAACCCTTATCAAAATCATGCTTGAAGATGAAGGGTTTGAAATTGAGCATCTAAATCGTGGTGATAAAGCATTAGAGCTTTTAAAAAAAGAAAGCTTTGACATTATTATTACCGACATAAAATTACCCGGCTCAAGCGGGCATGATATTTTGGATTTCTCTATTAAAAATCAGTTAGGTTCAATCGTAATAATAATAACCGCCTATGGAAATATAGCTGATGCGGTAAATGCCATCAAGTCAGGAGCTTACGACTACATTCCAAAGCCGTTTGAAAATGAAGTATTAGTCAATACAGTAAAAAAGGCAGCAAAATTCAAAACTATTGAGAATGAAAATATTCAGCTTAAAGATTTTGTAAAAAGCTCTCTAAAACCAAACATTATCGGCAGTAGCGTAAAGCTAAAAAGTGTAATGGAATTAATAGAAAAAGTCGCACAAACTGATGCACCGGTATTGTTCTTAGGGGAAAGTGGTACAGGGAAAGAGTTATTTGCAAAGCAACTTCACTTTATCAGTAATCGTAGCAGCAAACCCTTCGTGACAGTAAACTGTGCAGCTATCCCTGAAAATCTTTTTGAAAGTGAACTTTTTGGGCATAAAAAAGGAGCTTTTACCGGGGCGGACAAAGATAAGACAGGGAAAATAAAATCTGCAAACAAAGGTACACTTTTCTTAGATGAAATTGGGGAGCTACCATTTGAGACACAAGCAAAACTTCTCCGCTTTTTACAGGAAGGGGAGATACAGCCGGTAGGGGGAAATTTTGCTGAAAAAGTTGATGTAAGGATTGTAGCTGCCACAAATAAAGATTTAAAAACATTGGTAGAGCAAGGCAAATTCAGAGAAGACCTATATTACAGGCTAAATATTTTCCCCATCAATATCCCGTCACTTCGCGAAAGAAGTGAAGATATTCATGAGCTTGCCGCATATTTCTTACAAAAATATGGATACAAACATATAAAACTCGATGATAAAACATTAGATAAATTGAAAAATTACGACTGGCCTGGGAATGTCAGAGAGCTTGAAAACACTATTTACAGAATGGCAATCTTGTCAAAAGGGGAAAAACTAAATACAGACTTTTTTATGGGCAGTAGAGGGAATGTAAAATCCTGCCTTTTGCTTGAGCTTCCTGAGGATAATTTTGATATTATCGATTTTGAAAAAAATATAATTTTAAAGGCTCTTGAAAAATTTAATTGGAACAAGAAAAAGACTGCGGAATATCTGTGTATCCCAAGACATGTGCTGCTTTATAGAATGGAGAAGTATAAACTACACTGATTATTTTCAACGTTCAATATTCGATGTTCAAGGTTTTTAGTACAAGGTACAACACTGAGACTCTCTATAATTCAACTCCAAGAGCCTTTTTAACAATCATTTCAATCTCTTTAGCCCAGTCTATGGCCTGTTGCGCCTCTTCTGTTGAGTATTCCTCAGAAGGTATCCAATCTTCCATGCCATAAAAGGAAAGTTCCCTTTCTTTGCGTAATCTTCTTGAAATATCTTTTAAACGTTCAAGATTATCATTTACTACCTGAGGAAAAACTTCTTTATTCATCTCTATGTATCTTGAAACATCATGAACTTTAGGCACTTCTATTCCAAATGCTATTATAAGTGCTTTCAAGAGAAGTTCTACAACCTCCTGAGCCTCTCTGACCACATCAGCATAAGATTCTTCAGATTTTAAAAACTCCAAAGCCTTTATCCTTTTTTGTGCCCTAAAAATATAATCATCTACTAATCTCATCCTTTGCATATAATATTCTCCAGTATTTTTTGGGATAAGAGTGCTCTAAAATTTCACCATTATCTATCTTTTCT includes the following:
- a CDS encoding sigma-54-dependent transcriptional regulator, which produces MKILLVEDNETLATLIKIMLEDEGFEIEHLNRGDKALELLKKESFDIIITDIKLPGSSGHDILDFSIKNQLGSIVIIITAYGNIADAVNAIKSGAYDYIPKPFENEVLVNTVKKAAKFKTIENENIQLKDFVKSSLKPNIIGSSVKLKSVMELIEKVAQTDAPVLFLGESGTGKELFAKQLHFISNRSSKPFVTVNCAAIPENLFESELFGHKKGAFTGADKDKTGKIKSANKGTLFLDEIGELPFETQAKLLRFLQEGEIQPVGGNFAEKVDVRIVAATNKDLKTLVEQGKFREDLYYRLNIFPINIPSLRERSEDIHELAAYFLQKYGYKHIKLDDKTLDKLKNYDWPGNVRELENTIYRMAILSKGEKLNTDFFMGSRGNVKSCLLLELPEDNFDIIDFEKNIILKALEKFNWNKKKTAEYLCIPRHVLLYRMEKYKLH
- a CDS encoding HEPN domain-containing protein, which translates into the protein MQRMRLVDDYIFRAQKRIKALEFLKSEESYADVVREAQEVVELLLKALIIAFGIEVPKVHDVSRYIEMNKEVFPQVVNDNLERLKDISRRLRKERELSFYGMEDWIPSEEYSTEEAQQAIDWAKEIEMIVKKALGVEL